The following is a genomic window from Planctomycetia bacterium.
CACACCATGTGGCAAGTCACGGTCGCCGAGGTGGCAGTACTACTACTGCGGTGTTCGACTGAGGGCGGATCAGGCAAAGGCTCTCGACGAGTTTTTTAAGCATGCGCCGACGCCATAAAGGAGCAGGAAACCACTCATGCATTTTCTATATGGATCGAAGAGGGGCGTGGAACGACGCTTGGTCGCGACGTTCGGTTCGGTACAGCAATTGTTGGCCTATGTGCGTTGGGCAACTTTGGAAACCTCCGGCGAGCACCCCGGCAAGTTCGAACAAGGCAGCGCATTGGCGAGCTATCACGCATGGGAGCATTCCGCCGAACCGCTGACCGAGGAGGACGAAGCCGCAGTGCCTTACAACCCGACCCCTAGCATGCTTTGATGCTAATCACTCGATGCAGAATGAGGTATTTCGATGAATCACCCCGCATCCCAAACGATGGCGGCAAATAAATTCGAGGTGAGAATTCTGCGCCAGGACCATTCCGACGATCCGAGCTACTGGCAAACCTTCCGTCTCGACCGTGAGCCTGGTATGAACGTGACCAGCATTCTCCAGCGAATCGCGGCAAATCCAACAACCACGAGCGGTGCCCATGTAAGCCCGGTGGCTTACGACTCCAATTGCCTGGAAGAAGTTTGCGGTTCATGCACGATGCTAATCAACGGTCGCGTTCGCCAAGCGTGCTCGGCTTTGGTAGATCAACTACTGGGCGACAATTCCGACCGAATCGAACTCCGTCCCATGAGTAAGTTTCCCGTCATCCGCGACTTGATGGTTGATCGCCGCCGACTATTTCGCGCATTGGAGAAGCTCCACGCCTGGATCCCGGTAGATGGCTACCATAACGTAGGCCTTGGACCTCGCCAATCGCAAGACGATCAGCAACGAGCGTACCCGCTCAGCAAGTGCATGAGTTGCGGCTGTTGTCTAGAAGCCTGTCCGCAGTACGCGAGAGTGGTGCTTGATCAGCAGCCGGACGAAACGCACGAGCGCTTCAACCAGCGCCAGGATGCCGCGTTCGACGCAGTCTTCATCGGAGCGCATGCGATGAGTCAGGTGGTCCTGATGAATTCGCATCCAACCGGGCGCATCACAGCGAATCAACGGCTCGACGCTTTGATCGGGCCGGGGGGCATTCAAAATTGTGGCAAGGCGGCAAACTGCGAGGCCGTTTGTCCTCAGAAAATCCCGCTGATGACTTCCTGGGCCCGGGCCGGCCGAGCGGCGACGGTTCACGTGATCACGAGGTTCTTCGACGGATAGAAGGGACTGCCGCTATACTCCGCGTTGATGTGTTGCTCATTCATTGACTAAGGAGAACGATCATGGCGATTACCCACCCACCCCAGCACGCATACCCCGGAATGCCCGTAGATCTCCGACCCGTCGGAGAGTCTCTTGCCGAGGCCACGACGGTCCCGCTTGTGAAAGAAGAGACGTTCGAGGCCATTCGGATGGTGGTCCGCAAAGGCCACGAAATCCCCTACCATCAGGTCGGGGGCGCGATCACGATCTATTGTCTCGACGGGTGGATCGCGTTCACCGCCCGCGGCCAGACCCACGAACTGAAGGCCGGCCACTGGCTTTTCCTACTTGGCAACGAACCTCATACGCTCCTGGGGATTGAGGACTCCTCGTTGCTGTTGACGATCCTGTTTCCCCGGTCGAGCCAGGAACGCCAAGTCGCTGCGGAGCCACCAGAGCCAGGAAACCCAGTTTACCCTCACTCTCCTTGAAATTGCGGACTAGAAAGTGACGGGGTGAATCGGGAGTCGACATCATGAATACGAAATCGCAACCGCTCACCGCAGAACTGCTTCACCAGATGGACGCCTATTGGCGCGCCGCCAACTTCCTGTCGGTGGGCCAGATTTATCTCTACGACAATCCGCTGCTGAAGCGCCCGCTCACGCTGGCGCACATTAAACCGCGCCTGCTCGGCCACTGGGGTACGACGCCGGGCCTGAACTTTATCTATGTCCATCTGAACCGCGTCATCAACGAACACGACCTGAACGTGATCTACATCAGCGGGCCGGGTCACGGCGGACCCGGGCTGGTGGCAAACGCCTACCTGGAGGGGACCTACAGCGAAGTCTATCCGAACATCGCGCAAAACGAGGACGGGATGAAGCGGCTGTTCAAGCAATTCTCCTTTCCCGGCGGCATTCCGAGTCACGTCGCGCCGGAGACGCCAGGTTCGATTCACGAAGGCGGCGAACTGGGCTATTCGCTGTCGCATGCTTACGGCGCGGCGTTCGACAACCCCGATCTGCTCGTGGCTTGCGTCGTCGGCGATGGCGAGGCGGAGACCGGCCCGCTCGCCACAAGTTGGCACTCGAACAAATTTCTCAATCCCGTCTGCGATGGTGCGGTGCTGCCGATTCTGCATCTCAACGGTTATAAAATCGCCGGCCCCACTGTGCTGGCACGCATTCCGCATGACGAACTGGAAGCGCTCTTCCGCGGCTATGGTTACACGCCTCATTTCGTCGAGGGGGACGATCCGCTGGAGATGCACCGGCTCATGGCTGCCACGCTCGATACGGTGGTCGCCGAAATTCAACACATTCAGATCGAGGCCCGCGCCAACGGATTCAAGACGCGTCCACGCTGGCCGATGATCATCTTACGCTCACCGAAGGGCTGGACCGGCCCGAAGGTGGTCGATGGCAAACCGACCGAAGGCACATTCCGCTCGCACCAGGTGCCGATGGGCGACATGAGCCATCCGGGGCATGTGAAGATTTTAGAAGAGTGGCTCAAGAGTTATCGCCCGCAAGAGTTGTTCGACCAGGCGGGAAAGCTTCGGTCCGAATTCGCGGACCTCGCCCCGAAAGGCGAGCGCCGCATGAGCGCCAATCCCCACGCCAACGGCGGCCGGCTGTTGCATGACCTGCGTCTGCCGGATTTCCGCGACTACGCCGTTGAAGTCCCAACGCCCGGTGCGGTAAACGCCGAAGCTACGCGTGTGCAGGGCCAGTTGATCCGCGACGTGTTGGAATCGAACCCGCGGACATTTCGAATATTCAGCCCGGACGAAACAAATTCGAATCGTTGGAACGCCGTGTTCGAGGTGACGAACCGTTGTTCAACTGCGGAAATTATTCCCGGCGACGATCACGTCGCACCCGATGGCCGCGTGATGGAGATGTTGAGCGAACATCAATGCGAAGGCTGGCTTGAAGGCTACCTGCTCACCGGCCGGCACGGATTCTTCTCCTGCTACGAAGCGTTCATTCACATCATCGATTCGATGTTCAACCAGCACGCCAAGTGGCTGGATGTGACCCACCAGATTCCGTGGCGGCAGCCCATTGCTTCCCTGAACTACCTGCTGTCTTCGCACGTGTGGCGTCAGGATCACAACGGCTTCACTCACCAGGACCCGGGCTTCATCGATTTGGTGGCGAACAAGAAGGCGGACATCATCCGCGTCTATCTGCCGCCCGATGCGAACACGCTGCTCTCCGTGACGGATCACTGTCTGCGCAGCCGCAACTACGTGAACGTCATTGTGGCCGGCAAACAACCCTCGCCGCAGTGGCTCGACATGGACGCCGCGGTCAAACATTCCACCGCCGGCATCGGCATCTGGCCGTGGGCGAGCAATGACCAGGGGGGCGAGCCGGATGTCGTCATGGCGTGCTGCGGTGACGTGCCGACGCTGGAAACCCTGGCCGCGGTCGAGTTGCTTCGGGAGTTTTTTCCCGAGTTAAAAGTCCGAGTGGTCAATGTCGTTGATTTGATGAAGCTCCAGCCGCAAGGCGAACATCCGCACGGCCTGAGCGATAAGGATTTCGACGTGCTCTTCACCAACGATAAGCCGATCATCTTCGCCTATCACGGCTATCCCTCGCTGATTCATCAGCTCACATATCGCCGCACGAATCACTCGAACCTGCACGTGCGCGGTTACAAGGAAGAAGGCACGACCACCACGCCCTTCGACATGACCGTGATGAACGACCTGGACCGGTTTCACTTGTTTGGCGACGTGATCGACCGCCTCCCGCAATTGGAATCGCAGGCCGACCGCGCGCGGCAGTTCATCCGCACCCGGCTGCTCGAACACAAGCAATACATCGAGCGGCATGGCGAGGACATGCCGGAGATTCGAAACTGGAAGTGGAGTGCCCCCCGATGAACACACAAGAACTCCTCGACGCCGCGAGAACGCTCGTCGCAGGCGACAAGGGCCTGCTGGCGATGGATGAAAGTAATCCAACCTGCAACAAACGATTTGCCGCGCTGGGCATTCCTCAGACCGAGGAGGCGCGGCGCGCTTATCGGGCGATGATTGTGACCACGCCCGGTCTCGCTGAGTCCATCAGCGGCGCGATCCTCTACGACGAGACGATCCGCCGGCAAAAGAACGATGGCACTGCCTTTGCTAATGCCATCGCCGATGCGGGAATGATTCCCGGCATCAAAGTAGACACCGGTGCCAAGGACATGGCAGGTCATCCGCGAGAGAAAATCACCGAAGGTCTGGATGGCTTGCGAGGCCGATTGGCTGAATACGCTCAAATGGGCGCCCGTTTTGCCAAGTGGCGCGCGGTGCTTGCCGTGGGCGATGGTCTTCCCAGCCGAGGTTGCATCGAGGCCAACGCGCAGGCGCTGGCTCGCTACGCCGCGTTGTGCCAGGAAGCCGGTTTGGTTCCCGTCGTCGAGCCGGAAGTGCTCTTGGACGGCGCGCACACCCTGGCGCAGTGTTTCGAAGTAACGGAGGAAGTTCTGCGAACGGTTTTCCACCAGCTTTACACGCAACGGGTGATGCTGGAGGGGATGCTCCTGAAGCCTAACATGGTGCTTCCGGGGTTGGCCTGCCCCCAGCAAGCCACGGTGGATGAAGTCGCCGACGCCACGGTGAGGTGTCTCTTGCGAGCAGTCCCCGCGGCCGTTCCGGGGATTGCGTTCCTGTCGGGTGGCCAATCCAGTGAACTGGCTTCGGCTCGCTTGAATGCCATGCATGTTCGATTCAAGTCGCGACTTCCCTGGGCGCTATCATTTTCGTTTGCGCGTGCCATCCAGCAACCGGCTTTGGAGATTTGGCAGGGCAAGGCGGCCAATGTGGAAGCGGCTCAGCAGGCCCTGCTGCATCGGGCCAGGTGTAACCGGGCTGCGCGACGTGGCGAATACGATGCCGCGATGGAAAGGACGTGAGCATGACAACAAGTTCACCCATGCCCCTGCGCATTCACCTCATTCGACATGGCGAAACCGAGTGGTCACTCTCCGGCCAATACACCGGTCGCACGGACATTCCCTTGACCGCGCACGGCGAAGAAGCAGCGCGCGCACTCGGACAGCACCTCCGTAGCACGCCGTTTGCCCGTGTGCTGACCAGCCCGCTGCTGCGCGCACGCCAAACGTGTGAACTGGCTGGGTTGAGAGCGGTGCCCGAAATCGAACCGGACCTTGCGGAATGGGACAATGGCGACGACGAAGGACGGACCACTGCCGACATACTCAAGTCGCGACCGAACTGGAATCTCTTTCGTGACGGTTCGCCGCACGGTGAAACGCCCGCTCAGATTTCCGCCCGCGCCGACCGCTTCATAGCCCGTCTCCGTGCGCTCGATGGAAACGTCGCGCTCTTCTCGCATAGCCACTTTGGCCGCGTGCTGGCCGCCAGGTGGATCGGGCTGTCCGTAGAGCAGGCGCAGCATTTCCTTCTCAGTACGGCATCCGTCAGCATTCTCGGTTACGAGCACAACCTCGCCGAAACGCCCGCCATCGTGTTGTGGAACGCTGTCTCGAACGAGATGGTACCGGACAACGCCCAGTTAGGACCTCTACAATGAACGCTGCTGAAACCCCACGAATGCTGCGCCAGAGCGAGCGCACGAACCCGCAAGAGGGCCGTGTCGTGTGGAGTCCCGTGAAGTCTCTTTGGTTCATTTCACACGTGCTCGTTGCCGTCATCGGCGGCTTCCTCACATATCGCTACGACGCGGTTTTGCTGTCTTTCGTCTTCTTCGTCACGACGATGTGCCTGGGCACTTCCATCGGGTTTCACCGCCTGCTCGTTCATCGCAGCTTTGAGTGTCCCCGCTGGCTCGAATCCGTTTTTGTTTATCTCGGCACGGTGGGTGGCATGGGCGGACCGTTTGGCTTCCTCTAAATGCACGACATCCGCGACTGGTCGCAGCGCCACGAGTCTTGCCACGCGTATTTCAGCCATCAGAACCCGCTATGGCGGGCTTTCATCTGGCAGTTTTTCTGCGAACTCCGGTTGGCCCATCCGCCCCAGCTCCAACTTGAGCCGCGAGTCGCCACCAACCGGTTTTATCAATTCCTGGACCGCACATGGATGCTGCAACAGCTTCCGTGGGCCATTCTGTTCTACGCGCTCGGCGGCGTGAGCTTTGTCGTTTGGGGCATTTTCGTGCGAATCACCGTTTCGATGCTCGTTCTCTATCTGTTTGGCTATTTCGCTCACAACTCAGGTTCACGCGACTGGCACCTCAACGGCCACGCTGTCCAAGGCCACAATGTTCCTTACATCGGTTTGCTAACGATGGGCGAGTCGTGGCACAACAACCACCACGCCTTTCCCGGTTCCGCGAAGCTGGGTTTGCGTGCTTCGCAGCATGACCCCGGTTGGTGGGTTCTGTGCGCCCTTCGCGCTCTCGGCCTCGTCTGGAATATCAAGCTTCCGTCCGACCTCCCCGAGAGACCCGAACTCGTCCCACTGGGCCCATCAACTGGCGTTGGCGGAGAAAATAGTGCCGGTGAACAAAGGCGCGTCGGGAGCGATTACCACGCCCATCAACGAGGCGTGGCTTAAGGATCCAGTCAGGCTTAAGCAGGTATTGGAGTTAATTCCATCTCGTCGCATCGGCGAGCCGGAAGAAGTGGCGGGGGCCGTTTTGTATCTGGTGAGCGACGAGGCCGCCTATGCGATCGGCACGACGCTCCTCATTGACGGCGGGATGGCCCTGTATTCGAGTTTTCTCGGGCAGGCTTAACATTGAAATATGATGACTTATGCATACCAACGAAAAGAACGCCATTGCCTTTGGTGCGCCA
Proteins encoded in this region:
- a CDS encoding cupin domain-containing protein; amino-acid sequence: MPVDLRPVGESLAEATTVPLVKEETFEAIRMVVRKGHEIPYHQVGGAITIYCLDGWIAFTARGQTHELKAGHWLFLLGNEPHTLLGIEDSSLLLTILFPRSSQERQVAAEPPEPGNPVYPHSP
- a CDS encoding SDR family oxidoreductase, giving the protein MNKGASGAITTPINEAWLKDPVRLKQVLELIPSRRIGEPEEVAGAVLYLVSDEAAYAIGTTLLIDGGMALYSSFLGQA
- a CDS encoding histidine phosphatase family protein, whose translation is MPLRIHLIRHGETEWSLSGQYTGRTDIPLTAHGEEAARALGQHLRSTPFARVLTSPLLRARQTCELAGLRAVPEIEPDLAEWDNGDDEGRTTADILKSRPNWNLFRDGSPHGETPAQISARADRFIARLRALDGNVALFSHSHFGRVLAARWIGLSVEQAQHFLLSTASVSILGYEHNLAETPAIVLWNAVSNEMVPDNAQLGPLQ
- a CDS encoding acyl-CoA desaturase, which encodes MHDIRDWSQRHESCHAYFSHQNPLWRAFIWQFFCELRLAHPPQLQLEPRVATNRFYQFLDRTWMLQQLPWAILFYALGGVSFVVWGIFVRITVSMLVLYLFGYFAHNSGSRDWHLNGHAVQGHNVPYIGLLTMGESWHNNHHAFPGSAKLGLRASQHDPGWWVLCALRALGLVWNIKLPSDLPERPELVPLGPSTGVGGENSAGEQRRVGSDYHAHQRGVA
- a CDS encoding phosphoketolase family protein, with product MNTKSQPLTAELLHQMDAYWRAANFLSVGQIYLYDNPLLKRPLTLAHIKPRLLGHWGTTPGLNFIYVHLNRVINEHDLNVIYISGPGHGGPGLVANAYLEGTYSEVYPNIAQNEDGMKRLFKQFSFPGGIPSHVAPETPGSIHEGGELGYSLSHAYGAAFDNPDLLVACVVGDGEAETGPLATSWHSNKFLNPVCDGAVLPILHLNGYKIAGPTVLARIPHDELEALFRGYGYTPHFVEGDDPLEMHRLMAATLDTVVAEIQHIQIEARANGFKTRPRWPMIILRSPKGWTGPKVVDGKPTEGTFRSHQVPMGDMSHPGHVKILEEWLKSYRPQELFDQAGKLRSEFADLAPKGERRMSANPHANGGRLLHDLRLPDFRDYAVEVPTPGAVNAEATRVQGQLIRDVLESNPRTFRIFSPDETNSNRWNAVFEVTNRCSTAEIIPGDDHVAPDGRVMEMLSEHQCEGWLEGYLLTGRHGFFSCYEAFIHIIDSMFNQHAKWLDVTHQIPWRQPIASLNYLLSSHVWRQDHNGFTHQDPGFIDLVANKKADIIRVYLPPDANTLLSVTDHCLRSRNYVNVIVAGKQPSPQWLDMDAAVKHSTAGIGIWPWASNDQGGEPDVVMACCGDVPTLETLAAVELLREFFPELKVRVVNVVDLMKLQPQGEHPHGLSDKDFDVLFTNDKPIIFAYHGYPSLIHQLTYRRTNHSNLHVRGYKEEGTTTTPFDMTVMNDLDRFHLFGDVIDRLPQLESQADRARQFIRTRLLEHKQYIERHGEDMPEIRNWKWSAPR
- the sdhB gene encoding succinate dehydrogenase iron-sulfur subunit, with protein sequence MAANKFEVRILRQDHSDDPSYWQTFRLDREPGMNVTSILQRIAANPTTTSGAHVSPVAYDSNCLEEVCGSCTMLINGRVRQACSALVDQLLGDNSDRIELRPMSKFPVIRDLMVDRRRLFRALEKLHAWIPVDGYHNVGLGPRQSQDDQQRAYPLSKCMSCGCCLEACPQYARVVLDQQPDETHERFNQRQDAAFDAVFIGAHAMSQVVLMNSHPTGRITANQRLDALIGPGGIQNCGKAANCEAVCPQKIPLMTSWARAGRAATVHVITRFFDG
- a CDS encoding class I fructose-bisphosphate aldolase, with the translated sequence MNTQELLDAARTLVAGDKGLLAMDESNPTCNKRFAALGIPQTEEARRAYRAMIVTTPGLAESISGAILYDETIRRQKNDGTAFANAIADAGMIPGIKVDTGAKDMAGHPREKITEGLDGLRGRLAEYAQMGARFAKWRAVLAVGDGLPSRGCIEANAQALARYAALCQEAGLVPVVEPEVLLDGAHTLAQCFEVTEEVLRTVFHQLYTQRVMLEGMLLKPNMVLPGLACPQQATVDEVADATVRCLLRAVPAAVPGIAFLSGGQSSELASARLNAMHVRFKSRLPWALSFSFARAIQQPALEIWQGKAANVEAAQQALLHRARCNRAARRGEYDAAMERT